ACATTGTTCATAAAAGCAGCATTTCTTTAAAAGAATGACCTATAGCATCGTAACTAATTATATAACTGGTGCGAGCTGACATTGCACACCCTCTGACACAGTTTTTAATCTAATGCTGGACTTTGCTCAACCTGACTTTAACAACACACCATCTTCTATTTCCCCCCAACACTGTAAATATCTAAACCAGCCTGATCGTTAAGTTGTCTGAGGACAGCGTTGAGATTCATCGCAGTCGTTCTGCTGCACATCACTTCACTTGCTTTTGATGCAAGgttgcacaacaacaacaacaaaaaggttcTGCTGTCCTTATTCACACCCCAGCACAACTTCGTCACCATTTCTACAGCAAACCCAAAGACAGAGGTGTTTAAGCTACAGAAAGATGCAAAGCAGCGTAGACACACAAAAAGCGTCATCATCAGTgcattgtgatttttaaaacgAGGGCATGGGAGAGAGATTAGCGCAGGAAAGCAGCAGTGTTGGTGGGCAGAATGTGTTGGAACGGACCAAAGTGAACTTCcggattttgttttaaaatgccaGCGGTCGTCAAAGTGCGATCTTTAACAGAGCAGCTTCCTCTATATGTACTTAAAAGggctgtaatgttttttttttgagtggaGAGTAAAGGCTTCCCACTCAGCAGTATGTTCACCCTAATCCAAGTGGTGGATTGGACTGCTAGCTAACTGGTGTTAAATagcaaatgaagaagaagagtaatATACGGTAGCTTGAAGACACGGCCTGCTTCTTTGGGAACGCGCTGCAGTGGGGTTTTCCATGCCGAACATGCTTATGAAATGCTTACAAAGGTGGCATCACCCAAAGGTTCAATCATGGGAGCTatccaaaagaaaacaggtttCCAAGAACTCATCCCCGGTGTTTTCAAAAGGTCTCTGGATGTTTATGAACTTTAGTATTGATCCAAAACCAAGGATTTAAGCTTTCAGATATTTGTATTGTATGTTTCTATCTGCTACAGAGGCTGAGAAATCAAGATtgggtgttttttattttgggcgTCCTTAAGTCTAAATGGTCTAAACTGTCACTTGCATTGCTGTCCGttcaaaataaatgagagaaaCCTGGAAATATGTTACCCAGactttttgttccattttcttCCTGTTAAACCGAACAGTTTGAACCATTACACCCCTAGTACTTTGCAAGTACCTTCTGTTGGTTGAACGAACGCATAAACACAATTTTTAGTAAACCTACTTGCAACTGACATGATTTGGATCTGTCAAacacatgacttttttttttgcacacctGCTAAATGGGGGCCTTTTTTTCCTGCCCCAAACATCAAGGTGCCCAAGcattacaaaacaaatgtgCTGTAACATGCCAGCTTGATGGAGTTGTTTGAGGACCTTACACAAAAAGCAAGTAAAGAAGTTAAGGTTTGAGTCCAGGACTGACCGTGACCCAACTCGGTTTGGGCATAAGTGCCAATGGCCTGGAAGGACTCTGCCAGAGGTATCCACTTCCGGGCCTGCTGAGGGTCACACTGGTTGTACAGGGTTGGGAGGAACATGCTAAAGTGTAGCCCAAAGGCCTCACGTTGGTTTCCCTTGATGATACTGAGTAAAGGGAGAGTTTAGAAGACACAACTTCAAGGTCAGTTTGCTgttaatttaaaggagcagtatgtaactctgacccctagtggttaaaatgggtactgcagtctaaattctaaacatcatagagagctgtctcccccccccgccccctcctctctagagtccatgctcacacaggtcaccatgtggtggactctgaagcttcagtgtttatccagctctgcatgggtctgtaaacctttctgtgttctaacctctctccatttttcaaaaagcatctccaacattgatcctagtttgagcacgtttctgctcgtggagcttattagaaacatgcagaggctttttaggtcgggtacaatcacttctatctgaaccacttctcttgcccgcttccatcactgcaacacctgttgacctgataactgctctcatatctggtaaaccgaggggcgtccaaaacggccgtgtgggggtgtgtcttaaaaccgcctaccttctctgctccaaacaaatccagagcattcaggagcagaatctaaagttagaaggaggacatactggctgctgcattgttgtcagagaagccagcacttcaacatagcatgtttccttcatgtctgatcatatagtaagatacctttatcatctcactgattgctcctttaagttttatAAGCGGTGCAATGGCTGAGTTATTATTTGAGGCACTGAAAGATAATGTGACTTTTAGGGCTGAATTGTATGCTTAAGATAAACTCAGTGGATACAatcatgtgaaaatgtcttcaGTGTGCTGTAGGAGTTCAATGTGATTCTTGGAAAACTCAAATGACATCAATACCTGTTCTGATATCAAGTACCTCCAATACAAGTTCTAGGCACCCTAAAGGTCTTTTGCACCTTCATTAAATTTGCCTTAAGTGATTTGTTGgctccagtattttctttggatCCTGTCTTGAAGAAGGTATCCACTGAATTCTATTTTTGTACATCTTAAGTCCTTTTCCGAGTGCAGcgacctccatttgtggagGGACTGAATCACAGGAGTTTCCTTCTACTGTTCTTTAAATGCTaattattttctgcattttaagaCTCGTTACTGCGGCGCTCCATTTACAAGAAATTATCTAATATTGGAAGAACAATTGGAAGGACGTCTATTCTTCTCTGGTATGGAAACAGGTGTTGATATAGTTTGAATTAAACTAGCCTTGTTTAAAGTTCTGGTATAATTTGTGACAACCCTAATTCTGTCTGGAAacatatttctctctttttcattgcCTCCTGGGGCTTCTTCCTCAATTCTGATTTAAGGACTTCTTCGATGCTGATTGCCCAATCATACAATCATTTAACCATCCAGAGGCCCAGCAAGGTACATGGGGTGCTGATCTGATCCAGGATGATCCACACTCCAAGCAGTTGAAATGAATTTGTAGGATatacagttgcaagaaaaagtatgtgaaccctttggaatttcttagttttctgattaaattggtcataaaatgtgttctgatcttcatctaagtctcaacaatagacaaacacagtctgcttaaactaatacaacacaaacaattatatgttttcatgtttttgttgaacacaacatgtaaacattcacagtgcagggtggaaaaagtatgagAACCCCTAGGCAAATGACTTCTCCAAGAGCTAATTGGAGTCAGGACTCAGCCAACCTggagtccaatcaatgagacgagattggaggtgttggttaaagctgccctgccctataaaaaacacactccagttTTGAGTTTGCTACTCTCAAGAAGCATTGTCTGATGTGAACCAGCTGGAAAGGGTTACATACATGTTCATCAGTCCACGGTAAGACAAATTGTCTATAAATAgagaaagttcagcactgttactactctccctagaagtggccgtcctgtaaagatgactgcaagagcacagcgcagaatgctcaatgaggtgaagaagaatcctagagcgtcagctaaagacttacacaaatctctggcacattgctaacatctctgttgacgaatctacgatacgtaaaacattaaacaagaaTGGAGTTCATGGGAGGACACcatggagaagaaaagaaaacattgctgCACACTTGATGTTTGCAGAAGAGCACCTGGATGTTCCACAGCACAActggcaaaacatcctgtggacagatgaaaccaaagtggagttgtttggaaggaacacacaacactatgtgtggagaaaaaaagacacagcacaccaacatcaaaacctcatcccaactgtgaagtatggtggagggggcatcatggtttggggctgcatcagggcctggacagattgctatcatcgacggaaaaatgaattcccaagtttatcaagacattttgcaggaaaacttaaggccatctgtccaccaagtgaagctcaacagaagatgggtgatgcaacaggacaacgacccaaagcacagaagtaaatcaacaacagaagaaaatacgccttctggagtggcccagtcagagtcctgacctcaacccgatagagatgctgtggcatgacctcaagagagcgattcacaccagacatcccaagaatattgctgaactgaaaaagttttgtaaagaggaatggttccaaaattcctcctgaccgttgtgcaggtctgatctgtaactacaggaaacgtttggttgaggttattgctgccaaaggagggtcaaccagttattaaatccaagggttcacatactttttccactctgcactgtgaatgtttacatgttgtgttcaataaaaacatgaaaacatataattgtttgtgttgtattagtttaagcagactgtgtttgtctttgttgagacttagatgaagatcagaacacattttatggccaatttatgcagaaaactaggaaattccaaagggttcacatactttttcttgcaactgtatGTAAGTGCTGCTTAATAAAAGCATGGTTCAGGAACAAAGCACACTGAAAGTCTCAAAGAGTCTTGTGATGTACAAacagtttcagtgtgttttaaaatgtccttAAACTCTACACTTGTGTCAATAGAAAATCATTTTGAACTCTACCATAGAGCTCATCTTAAATCTGTCTGGTACAGTCCACCTGCATACATGTTAGAGGAGTGCATACCCTCTGACACACTTTGATGAACTTTGCCCCCGCTGACTGCATTTGACTCTCGGCTACAAACAGCTTCGAATGTTGTTCTATAACCATTTCTAAACCCTTCTATTGTCCAGTTGTCTGGTAGAGGAACAGGATAGTTGTGGAGCCTGTGTGATAGAAATGGTCCACCATATTGAACCCATTTGTGTGAAAGAGGgtattctatttttgttgttaaatgCACTAtattcatattatatatatttacaaagcGCTAAGTCATTAACCCTATTTTGTTCTAACATCAAGACTGTAGATTAAGGCTCTGCTCATATTATGCAGGCTCTATGGCAAGCCATTTCAAGATTGAATAACTAgactgggcggctgtggctcagtggtagagtcggtcgcctctcaaccagaagatAAGGGGTTGAGCCACATGTCAaattgtccttgggcaaaacactgaaCCCCAAGCTGCTCCCGCTGGTAcgtcaatgtgtgaatgtggattTGTCGCGATACATTCAGACTtatgcagtgtgtttgttgtgaatgCTCATGAAGTGTTTACGATGAAATTGGGATGTATTGCACAGCCCTAGTGTGTGTCTGAAGCTATTGCAGTGTGCACCTCTTGTGCTTCTGCAACACCGAAATGCAATATGATCTCACACCACAGCTACAGGTGCATTAAGTAAGTACAAAGGTGTGATGACTACAGAACTTTGTTACAGCACTGTTGAGTAACTGCAAACTGAAAAGGACTTGCTAGTAAGAATATCACTCTGAATATCTGAATCACAATTGTCActaatgtgaaaacagctggaTTGGAGAAATGTTAGTAAGGATATCTGGTATATAATTCTAATTGGAGAATGTctagaattaaataaaatgttcaaacagcTTGCCATAGAGCCCAAACTACATCAACAAACACCTGTTGCTTTATAGACGCTCAAACTGTTTTGCAGATTGCacttcagttaaaaaaacaaccaggtTGTGTATATTATATGATTACTGTGGTAGAGTGCAACGAGGGTGAAGAGCCATTACAGCTGAATGGTTCAACATCACATGTCCATCACTGAAATGAAGCGACTCCTCTTATCACATCTCTCAGAGGTCACAATAGTTCGCTTCATATGAAGACATTGAGTCGGCAAATATGAAACGTGAAATGATGAGTAGACGTACTAGATCTGAGTCTTTGTTTCATCACCTGCCTCAGGAGAgcaaaaacagcagaattaCTCCCACAAAGCAGAAATagtttgtttggatttgtcTATGTTTGTATTGCTAAACTCATTGTGTGTTACCTCTCTGTTTACGAGGGTAAAGGAACAACTTTGATCGATATTTTGATCTCCTTGggacaaaacaaatcatgttAAAGCAGTACAGTTCTCTATCAAAATCAACAGGCTCAGATTTTACCCAAACCCAAGAACCTCTGTGAGAACTTTTTAATCAACACATACGACATCACCCCCGGTTCTGAGGTCTTCTTGTGTCTAACATGAATGAGGTTTTTACTCTTCTGGATGTACAGTGTAACTGTGGCCTGCCGGCTCCTTTACCACATACTTCTTATAGCAGTAGATCTCCTCCGGGTCTGCGATGCCGTACTCTCTGAGCTTCAGGATCATTTGGGCACTTTTCCTGACAGCCTGGTCGTAACGCTCACTGCGGGACAGGAAACACGGGTTCTCCTCCTTGAAGTCCGGGTCGCTGAGAACCATTGACTCTGGAGAGGAGAATGTAAAGGAAATTAGAAATGGGGCTCTTGTAGTATGCAACTGctaaataatcattaaattGAGTATCTTGTACATATGTAGGACGTGGATATCCAGACATAATGAAAGGATAAATTTGCCTGAATTTGGAGGAACCAGCATATCCTATTCAAACCTTCAAGCTTTCATTCACATAGGAGTGTAGTTTGATGCAGAACTTCATAAACATAAGACAATCCTGAtgtattcatgaatatttaatcaGACATTACTAAAATAAGTCACTGCATGATGGTtgatcttaaaggagcagtatgtaactctgacccctagtggttaaaatgggtactgcagtctaaattataaatattgtagagagctgtccccccccccccccccccccccccccctcctctctagagtcgatgctcactcaggtcaccatgtggtggactctgaagcttcagtgtttatccagctctgcatgggtctgtaaacctttctgtgttctaacctctctccatttttcaaaagcatctccaatattgatcctagtttgagcacgtttctgctcgtggagcttattagaaacatgcagaggctttttaggtcgggtacaatcacttctatctgaaccacttctcttctctttccatATCTTCTGTGTTTATGGTTTCATACAGTTTTCATATCTGTGGTGCATCGGGCTTTTATGATCATGCTGCAAGTAATATAATTTCATCGCTGTGTACTAAATGTAAAAGATCATCAGATCATACAGTAGGTGCAAGAGTAAAAATACAGACTACAAACTCTCAGTGTTACAGGTCGGCTTCACACTCTTTGTTTGTATCATGTAAAATTGCATTGTTCTTGTCAGCCTCAATACGTTTTTGATTGCGATTTTGGCTTCCCACGATGTTGAAAACAGCATGATCGAGATTAAAGGACTATTGTGCTGCATGCTGTGTTGCGCTTTGATCAAAGGGTTTTGTCATGtttggtaaatgtttcaaagtgtttgttgttcagagtacatcaccactacctcaaaaacagttagtttatttgttgtttatttagtaTTATAAGCATGTATCATGTGGCAGTAGCTCGGTTTGTAGGGAACTAAGTTGGGAACCGGATCCCAACTTAGGAGACCCGGTGCGGacaaagtctggaaattggtctggtagctggagaggttccagttcacttcctgagcctGACCGAGGTGCCCTTCAGCAAGGCATTGACCCCCCACCTGctctcgctgtgggcagccacCTCTGATATCTCTCCATCCAAAACACGATATAAGGAATCACGATCGTAATTGTCCTCActttatcaacaacaaacaacaaatcatcctcagaaagtcAAACTCTGTATTCTCTGATCTTGGCGTTCTCCTGTGACGTGTGTTCAGCTGCGCTTCGTCGGCTCACTTTGCAGAAACGGATCAACCGGGGCAGGGTGCACGCCGTCCGACTGAGCAAAACTGTGGCGCTGACAGACTGTGGCACGCACAGAggatgtggaaattgggggttatTGCATGTATATAGGGTCGGATCGTGAATCATATCGTGAGTTGAGttaatcgttacatccctacttAACATCAATCAAAACAATCGTGATTATGATATCacttaactttttaaaactacTCATTTGTTAACAATTACACACGCCGAATTAACCTCCTAGTACTGCTTAATAGCCAATACATTAATATTTTCAGAAACAACACCTTTAATGGGATTTTAGGGGGACACTTTGCCTAAAAACGTTTAGATTTAGATTAGGTCAGGTCAACTTATAATGTTTATAAAGCTAGAGGGTCGCCGTTAGCAACCACATAGCAAATTAGCTTTTTCTCAACAATACTTTATGTCTAATAAACATCTCTACTGCCATATTCATCACCTAAAGTTTGTAGAAGTATCCGTACGTGAAGGAGCAAAACACTCACCAATTTCTCGcctcctttttgtcttttctgggCCTCCGTCCAGAATGTAGGTGAGTTTCTCGACGTCAAAAGTGGCATTTTTCCGCTCTTTCAAAATATCGGGATTCATGGTTGGTTATCCGAGTGaagtattgttgttttttgttcggTAAGAAGTATCCTATGTGGAGAGGTGGGTTGTGTAACCTCCGGCAGCAGATCCAACCCCTGACAAGTGCTCCTGACACGGCCTCCTCTTTGCGCAGGCGCAGAAAGCCCCCGAGAGGCGGAGAGCTAAACAAGTGATGTGACGTCACACCACGGAAGTACTCCGCATTGCTCTGCTCAACGCTTCATACAATTTGAAATGATTTAGTGTGAACTCATTTTAGCCCGTGTTATGGCGATGCTCCCCGCAGCTGCAGTCTTTTATTTCCCCTGGGAAGTTAATAATGGAGCAGCTAAGGAAGGAGAGTCAGTGAGGACATTCGGCAGGtagttttttattgtttgtgtttgtttttcaccccaaacagacaaaacaacaacaacaacaacaaatagagagagaaacacatgaagagttCTGGATTGCCTTGTATCTAAAACATTTGTTAAttttactttttcaaaatgctacggcccctgaagtcccaaaaaatgtgttattaagtTATCAATATCTTGTGTGCACAATAGATATGTAGGCTACATGAGTTGGATAATATCTTGTGGCCATAACATAATAACTTGTACGCACAAGGTATTAACTTGTTCCCAGTAAATTTTACTTCGGAACATCAGGTCATTTATTCAGCTATAAACGCATTCCTAAATTAGTTTTATTTAGAAAACAGTAGACAACAATTTAACTTTCCAcctacattaaaaaacaaaggtgTATTTCTGACTTAGACCCAAAAACCGTTTCAAAATAATGACTACGCTGCATCATACACGTTCAAAAAGTCAGGATAAAATGAAATCATCTGGGCTGACTAAGACATTGATCCTCTCTGTTCATTTTTTCAGACTGGCCAGTTACCGACCCGAGGAGTCCAGGGCAACATTGTCTGCTCAGCATGCTTCAAAACAGCACCAGATGGTCGTCCACACGCTGTACGTGGAGCCCTTTGACCCCATAATTGGGGCCCAATATATAGTTCTGGGTGAGATAGAAAATGCTGAAGGTAAGGAAAGgctcatttttttgtgattaattatgataataataatactccCCTCTTAAAATTCATTCATTGGCCAGCTCACTGGAAGCCTTCCTGGGGGGGgtcagaacgctgcagggctgccaggggagggctgctggAGAAGAAAGTCTATGTTAAGAGGTTTCACTGGCTTacatagaggcttgaagccgtctggtgactcatcctgggattactccaacatacgtttacctcaacatacgtttacctcaacatacgtttacctcatgatctgaaacttgtGAGAACATTGGGATCCGCAGAATCTGATTCGGCAACATTTCTCATCATTTGGGATTTTCTTACCAACACaatttattcaatatttttactaaaagttgttttttacagtgtagacGCTTAACTGTTATACCTGTCTTAACCTGTATCTTCTCTCCCTCCAGATGTGGGCGTGATGGTCCGTGCCCGTGTGCTGAACTGCGTCGATGGAGTGAACATCGCTCTTCTTCAGAGAGCCATCAACGAGCAGAGAAGCTTCTTCAGCGAGAGGGAGCAGAAACAGGCTGATGCTGCACAGCCTGAACATGTTACCTGAGCCggctctcttttcttttgttcaggAAGTTTCACGTGGTTCTCTCACTGAGTGTCAGGAGCACAGAGCCGCCTCTGAGGCTGTTTGGAAGACCCTGATACGAGCTCAGGTTAACTCAACGAGTGTTTGGTTAAAAGTGAGTGACACAAGtttcctgcagtttgtcacaTTGGATTTCTTCACATTATAAACTATTTTCTGCAGAACTAACAGCTGGTTTTGGGTCCAAAGCTTACGACTTGGAGTCATTTTTTCCTCTCATGTAACTTTGTGATCTGATGTTGTAGTGACCAATTTTGATAAACCCAATATGATCTAATAAagtcacttgagggatgaatgtggaagcttCTCATCATATTCAGATTTGGGAATcttctattatttatttaaatcaactttGACTTTACTCATTTTTAACCTTTCACGACCTCGTTCAGGCagtcaactcgagctgcactgattttcACGCCTGACATGCCTCATTCTCCACAATCACATGGATACACCTAAATATAAtcaaacacaagtttaaaaaaaacttcacccCCCTCCCTACAGTGTGCACTAATAAGAATAGGAATGAGCTACTCAGACCAAAAAAATTATTTTAGGAGGTTGTATTCAGtttatatctgctgtaaaaattgacattttagcaTGGGTTTTAATGAGGATTCTGCAGCTTTTGGAGtgagcctcaagtggacacttgaggaactgcaatttgtttttgcactaattttttaacacattatttCATATGAAGGAGTTTAACAGGTAAATAAAGTTaatcacatattttaaaattaatGAGGAGTGATTgtctttcagtcaacctaacgacaggctgagagctggagctgaggcgggttttaagactcctgacaaaccgttacacagcgcccacctgtcagtcatgtcagctacgcgtcTGACTATGGTTAACACgcatcgttttcaaaatcaaaatggaaCCATTgaaaaacattcaccccccgtacagtgtgtgtccatcgagacatgagctaatcacacctatt
This window of the Labrus mixtus chromosome 2, fLabMix1.1, whole genome shotgun sequence genome carries:
- the ten1 gene encoding CST complex subunit TEN1 is translated as MAMLPAAAVFYFPWEVNNGAAKEGESVRTFGRLASYRPEESRATLSAQHASKQHQMVVHTLYVEPFDPIIGAQYIVLGEIENAEDVGVMVRARVLNCVDGVNIALLQRAINEQRSFFSEREQKQADAAQPEHVT